From one Pecten maximus chromosome 8, xPecMax1.1, whole genome shotgun sequence genomic stretch:
- the LOC117333746 gene encoding uncharacterized protein LOC117333746 — protein sequence MANRAQLAVRVKGQKKCHVHKDNDVIFVCKTCDVLICTTCILSSHKLHFDSFSELSKIKKEKTNIITDFINDTENVNIPKLNEEITSSRTKLLLCKTEYEKRRKNVIENTEKCKKELDEIAAQYVSIYNKMEVADTDLIQTHITDLERRLDTLNKLSSEYKQTLQTGTEVLVYDSVSEIRELDPNIPPTPNIKIAEFTPGMERLSHLKQALGNMELPTDHLQAGSASGGHSDQRPVVRPKQSTEAGQASSREVRYKLRDRPKVKYQFSYPDHITSICPTSDGCAWLCYYDTNTVNLINKKGRVIQTIQHNSVIQDISLDPTTGRLWFCCFRDNTICEVSTPYTTVTRFYTDDYPASLCVTREGRVVVGTRDYIQGYKVVMYTIDGQVLHTHIEEGSGTGFVKSISQCSVTGNIAAVAGKHIGGGSISSNFRRLIIVFSPTLQPLVHYRGEGIEDQWEGKQEQKSVTPDKFGASTVVYDSKGNIVIADKTRNTIELISGAGKYIKTLHTNKGEQGVVGIQKGDVLWSNLELDTGGWGLKLLKYYSD from the coding sequence ATGGCAAACCGCGCACAATTAGCCGTAAGGGTAAAAGGACAAAAGAAATGTCATGTCCACAAAGATAACGATGTTATTTTTGTGTGCAAAACGTGTGATGTATTAATATGCACAACATGTATCCTTTCAAGCCATAAACTTCACTTCGACAGTTTCTCAGAACTGTCGaaaatcaaaaaagaaaaaacaaatattattacGGACTTTATCAATGACACAGAAAACGTAAATATTCCAAAATTGAACGAGGAAATAACTTCATCTCGAACAAAATTACTTTTATGCAAAACTGAGTACGAAAAACGTCGTAAAAACGTCATCGAGAATACTGAGAAATGTAAAAAAGAATTAGATGAAATTGCAGCACAGTATGTATCGATTTATAATAAGATGGAGGTGGCGGACACGGACCTCATCCAGACACACATCACAGACCTGGAGAGGAGGTTGGATACTTTGAATAAACTCTCATCAGAATATAAACAGACTCTCCAGACAGGAACCGAAGTACTCGTGTACGACTCGGTATCAGAAATCCGGGAACTGGATCCCAACATCCCACCAACACCTAACATAAAAATTGCCGAGTTTACTCCGGGTATGGAGAGACTAAGTCACTTGAAACAGGCCCTCGGGAACATGGAACTCCCAACCGACCATCTCCAGGCAGGGTCAGCATCTGGTGGTCACTCCGACCAACGTCCAGTAGTCCGACCAAAACAGTCTACAGAGGCTGGTCAAGCATCCTCTAGAGAAGTCCGGTACAAACTTCGTGATCGTCCTAAGGTCAAATATCAGTTCTCATACCCGGATCACATCACATCGATCTGCCCTACATCTGATGGATGTGCGTGGCTGTGTTACTATGACACCAACACAGTAAATCTCATTAACAAGAAAGGTCGGGTCATACAGACGATACAACACAACAGTGTCATACAGGACATCAGTCTGGACCCCACCACAGGCCGTCTGTGGTTCTGTTGTTTTAGAGATAACACTATCTGTGAAGTATCTACAccatatacaacagtcacaagGTTTTATACAGATGATTACCCAGCCAGTCTGTGTGTGACCAGGGAGGGTCGGGTAGTGGTGGGTACACGGGATTATATACAGGGGTACAAGGTGGTGATGTACACAATAGACGGTCAGGTGTTACATACACACATTGAGGAGGGGTCAGGGACGGGGTTTGTAAAGTCAATATCACAATGTAGTGTTACGGGTAACATAGCTGCAGTCGCTGGTAAACATATCGGCGGGGGCTCCATTTCATCCAACTTCAGGCGTCTCATCATTGTGTTCAGCCCAACACTCCAGCCCCTGGTCCATTACCGGGGGGAGGGGATAGAGGACCAGTGGGAGGGGAAACAAGAACAGAAGTCGGTCACACCAGACAAGTTTGGTGCTAGTACAGTTGTATATGACAGTAAgggtaatattgttattgcTGACAAGACAAGGAACACAATAGAACTGATAAGTGGAGCAGGGAAGTACATAAaaacacttcacacaaacaaaggaGAACAGGGAGTAGTAGGTATACAGAAGGGTGATGTGTTGTGGTCAAACTTAGAGTTAGATACAGGAGGGTGGGGACTCAAACTCCTCAAGTATTATAGTGACTGA